The region GCGACTTCGCCCAGGTCGGTCGAGAACGTCGACAACAATTCCTGGGCCATCCAGCCGGAGCGCAGCAACCATTGGCACTGCGTGCAATAGGTGATCGCGATACGCACCGTGGAGCGCTTGCCAGGTTCCAGGGTGACCGCCGGCTTGGGCGGGGTCAGGAAATCCGATTTGTTCATCGCGGGGTTGTTCATTCTCATGCTCCCGCCGGCGGCTTCAGCGCCAGCACCAATGCCCGTGCATATTGCGGCAGGCTATCCCAGTTGCGCACGCACAGCATCAACTGTCGATCGGCCCACGCGTCATCAAGCTCCAGTATAAGGATGCCCGCGCCGCGCCGGCGCATGGCCGCGGGGCGCGGCAGCACGGCCAATCCCACGCCTTGCACGACCATGCGGCTCATGGCGTCATAGCTGTTGACGCGGACCCGCACACGCAGGCGTTGACCGTCACGGGCCGCCTGGTCGTCCAGATACGCGGCGAGCGCGCTGGTTTGCGCCAGGCCGACGTAGTCATGCGCCAGCGTGTCGGCGAAGGTCACGCGGCCGGCCTGGGCCAAAGCGTGGCCTTGCGGCACCAGCAGTACCAGCCGGTCGCGCCGGAACGGGAAGGTCTCCAGTCCTTGCAGGGATACCGCGTCGGAAATGATGCCGACATCCGCGCTGCCCGCGTGCAGCTCCGGCACGATGCGGTGGCTGGCGCGTTCCTCCAGATCGACGTCGATATTGGGATGGGCCTGCAGGAACGCGCCTAGCGGCTCCGGCAGATATTCGCTGATGGCCGCGGTGTTGCACAGCAGGCGCACGCGCCCGCGCAAGCCGCCGGCGTAGTCGCTCAGATCGTCCTGCATGCGGTCGACCTGCTGCAGCAGGCTGCGGGCGTGGTAGGCCAGGGCCTGGCCGGCAGGCGTGGGCGCGACGCCGCGGCGACCGCGGTCCAGCAGAGGCGTGCCCAGCGAATCCTCCAGCG is a window of Bordetella sp. N DNA encoding:
- a CDS encoding LysR substrate-binding domain-containing protein, encoding MHFDLTDLRLFLHTVDAGSITAGAGRAHLALASASARLRALEDSLGTPLLDRGRRGVAPTPAGQALAYHARSLLQQVDRMQDDLSDYAGGLRGRVRLLCNTAAISEYLPEPLGAFLQAHPNIDVDLEERASHRIVPELHAGSADVGIISDAVSLQGLETFPFRRDRLVLLVPQGHALAQAGRVTFADTLAHDYVGLAQTSALAAYLDDQAARDGQRLRVRVRVNSYDAMSRMVVQGVGLAVLPRPAAMRRRGAGILILELDDAWADRQLMLCVRNWDSLPQYARALVLALKPPAGA